The DNA sequence CTCTTTATCCAGCATTCTGGAATCCGGCCAGTGCGTTCCGACGGCTTGCAATTGCTTGCCGTCTCTAGTTACGACTTGAGACAGATCGTGCTCTAGTCCCGGTATGGCTTTGATTTGCAAAGCTGTATTTTCGGTAGCAAATTCTTTGGTTTTTAGGTCTTGTATATCAAGGCGCAAGTCTTTGTCTTGACCGTTCATATATTGACCGTCCGTGATACCGTAGCCTATGGCTTTAGGGTTAGAGTGGCAAGACTCGCAAGTCCTAGCTATCCTGCTTGTCGTATGCGGCTGCGTAGGCGACATATCCGGAGCCAGCATCTGTCCGTTATCCGGAACGTCGGCTCGCTTATTTAGCGTTACGGTTTTGCCGTCCGGGCCTATTATACTAAAGATCACCTGACAACCCGGAATTATCGGCGTAATAAGTCCTTCGCCGTTTATGCCAAGAGCCGGGTCTTCCCATCTTAGATAGCTTCTTGACTGAGTAAATGAACCAAATAGCGGCTTGCCTTTTGCGCCGATAGTTGATTCGCTAGTTTCGCCGTTTGCAAAGTGCGTAGACGCAGAAGCTATCCAGTCCGTACCGTTTTTGCCCGAAGCATAGTCCATCTTGACGTGGCAGCCGTAGCACTGCGGCGCCCACGTAGCGTGGCAAGCATAGCACTCCATACCCTTCGTATGAGACGGTATATCATGCATCGCCAGGCGTGCGTTTTTAGACTTGAAGCTATTATTTTTTACGCCGTTTTTTACAAGCGGTACTTCAAGGTCTTTGCCGCTAGCCAAATGCGCTATAACCTTATCCTGGTCTTTTGCTTTTACTACGTTGCCTAGAGGGTTTCCTCTGGTAGATAGCAGATAACCGCCCTCTTTATCGTAGATTGTTCCTTGTTTCATCCATTCAGGCAGCTGCATAGCTAAGCCTCGCGGCTTATCCGGAGTTTTTATTTTGAAATTTTCACCAAATCCCAGCTTTAGCTCCCATGGAAATTTATCATTCGTGCCGTGGCAGTCGGAGCACTCTATCTCTACTTGAGCTAGAGTAGTGCCAAATATTGTACCGTCGCCGTGAACGTCGATAGAGGTATGGCAGTCCTGGCAAGTCATACCGGCCTCATAGTGCAAATCCTCTTTGATATGCTTATATTTTGAGCCGTGAAGCGCGTTTTGATCTTTAGCGCCGTCTATGAAAGGCGAGCCATAAGGCTGCTCCATAAGCCCCAGATACGATACGCCGATCCTCTTACCGCCGCTGTGGCAAGAACCGCAGGTAACCGGATGTATACCGCTAAATTCTACGCCTTTTGCGGTTTTTACTTTTACTTCTCTGCTTGACTGCATGGAGTGCACGAGCAGATGTCCTTTTTCTTTTTTATCTATCGTAGGGTCGCTACCCTCGTAAAAAGCCTCTACTCCGTAAGGAATATGACAAGAAGAACACCCCATGCCGCGCCAGTCACCCCTTATTTTTCTGCCTCTAGCGCCGATGTGACAGGACTGGCAACCCGACCTTTGATACGTGATAGAGGCCATATAGGCTATATCTTTCTCGCTTTTTCCATTAAAATCCTCGGGTCCGCTAGGCGGTAACGGGATTTGTTTAAGCTCGGTCGGAAACTGATCGGGATATTTCGTGATTAGTTGAGTCATATACTCTTTGTATTCTTTGCTACCCCATGCAGGCGTTACTCCGTCGTCGTCTTTTACGGCGTGATCGCCGAATTTGACCTTATGCGTCGGTTCGCTACCCCAAGAGTGCAAATTTCCTTGGATTTTGCCCGCCTCCGTAGCCATAAGCGATTTTCTAGCATTTGCCAAAGTATCGGCATGGCACATACCGCAGGTTTTATCCGCTATCCAGATAGAACCCGGATCTCTTACAAACTCGCTAAGTCCTCCCGGATGAGCACTGGGAGCTCCTTTGTGAGCGTCTTCAAACGAGCCTTTGTCCGGATTTCCTCCGTGACAGACAGAACAGGCTCCGCTATCGCCGAGCCCTTGCCCCATGGCTAAAATTTGCTGCATCATATCTGACTTAGCGTCTCTAATCGGCTCTATGCCGACGTGGCACTTTATACAGGTGTCGCCGTCGGCTACGCTCTCGACGTGCATCTTTTCCTTGGGCGGCTCTTTGGCCGGTTCGGCGCCGCAAAGAGCGTACGCGCATAAAAGTGCGATCGCAAGCGCAAATTTTATCGCATTCCTCATAGCTTCCTCCTTGTATTAAAATTTTATCTACTTGAAATATTAAAACGTTAAAGTGCCTCGAAAGTGCCTAAAATATTATTTTTGGACTAATTTTTCTATTTAAGTTAATATCAAGCTAAATAGAATAAAATGGACTCAAATTTGACTGCAAGCGAGGATAAGATGAAAATATTGCTTCTTGAAGACGACTTGTTTATATGCGAGCAGCTAAAGGATTATTTCGAGCTTGAAGGGCACAAGCTCGACTTTTACGCTAACGGCAAAGAGCTTTTGGATAACGCCGTTTTAAGCGCTTACGATATATTTTTATTCGATATCAACACTCCGGTTATAAACGGCTTTGAGACGCTAAAACTCATCAGAAAGGACGGTATCGAGACGCCCGTCGTTTACATAACGGCACAAGACGATATAGACCATATCAAAAAAGGCTTTGAGCTGGGTTGTAACGATTATCTTAAAAAGCCGTTTTTGCTAGAAGAGCTTGAAATAAGAATAAATGCCATCTTGCACAAAAACGCAAACGACGACAAGGTAAAAATCAGCCCAAACTACGCCTTTGACGTTAAGAATATGAATTTGTATTTTAAAGGCGATTTAGTCGAACTCAATAAACAAGAAAAATCGCTACTGTATATTTTAGTAAAAAATATCGGCCTCACGATAGATCCAAATACAATAAAAGATTACGTCTGGGACGAAAAAGACGTATGCGACAACACCCTCAGAACGCAGATCAAAAAAATCCGTGAAAAACTAAATGAAAATTTTATTATAAACGTCCGAAATATCGGCTACAAGATAGAAAAACATGATCAAGACTAAAGACATCTCCGCCCAAAAGAAAAATTTCGAGATAAAGCTATTTTTATCTTATATCGCTTTTACGATGATACTTATCGTCTCCATCGCCGTGATTCATATATATTTTACCAGCGATCTAAACTATAAAAAATTCGAACGCGAGATAATGATGCAAGCAAGCGATAAGATAGATAAATTTTATATGAATTTAAACGCCAAAAAGCAAACTCTAGCCTCTGCGGCGGATAACGAATTTTTCTTAAAATATCTAGACGACGAATCAGACTACGCGGATTTATTTTTTATAACGATAATGCAAGCGGACAAAGATATAGAAGCCCTAAGATACGTGGGCGCCAAACAAACGCTCGAGTACGTAAGAGACGATAAAGCAAATCTGATAAAAAATATAAATTTTAAGCCCGTAGAAAATCAAATTTTACAAAAAGAGCAGGTGCAAATTTATGGTTTTCGTTTAAACGAAGCGGGCAAAGCTTCCGTTAGTTTCAGGGCTCCGCTCTATGCGGCAAACACGCTAAAAGGGACAGTTGAGCTTGATATTTGCTTGGAAGGGATCATGAACGAGATGATAAAGTCGATGATTTACGATATTTTCGTGATTAATGACGAAGGAGTTTATCTCAAAGACAATCTAGCAGACAAAAATCTCTCGCGCGTCAAAAAGAGAGTCACAGGCGAGTTCGGTAAAGATTTTTGGGCAAATTTGACCGCCTCCGAAAAATACGGACTAATAAAGGGCGAAACCTTTGCGATGCCGTTTTTTATCGGGCAAGAGAAATTTTATCTAACGCTTCAAGGTCATAAGCCCGCAATAAACAACATGGAAAACAACAAAATGATCGTCTCTATATTGATTTTTGCCGCGCTAATGGCGGTGGTTTTTACCTTTATCCTCACTAAGCCGATCAGAAAAATCTTTACCGCGGTATCCAAAGAAACGAGCGAGCTTGGCAAACTAGCTAAAAATTTAGACGATACGATCGCGCTTAAAACGCTTGAGATCGCTAAAAAAGATAGGTTACTACAAAATCAAAACAAATTCGCCGAGCTTGGCGAGTTAATCGGCAACATAGCTCACCAGTGGCGACATCCGCTAACCAGGCTTTCTTTGACGGTTCAAAATTTAAGAGCTTTTAAAAAACGAGGCAAGCTAAGCGACGAAATTTTTAAAGATGCGGTAGAAAATTCGCTCTATCAGATCGAGTTCATGTCAAATACGATAGAAAATTTTAGAAATTTTTATAAAAAAGACGACGTAAAAAGAGAATTTAGTATAAAAAGCGCGATAGACGGCATCTTGAGCATAATAGGCACAGTCATAGAACATAGACACATAAAGCTTGAAATTTCGTGCCCTGAGGATATTTTTATATTTGCCAATAAAAACGAGCTATCGCAAATTTTGATGAATATCATCATAAACGCAAAAGACGCCATCGAAACCAAAGGCACGGAAGGCGGGTTTATCAATATCCACACCCAAAAAGAAGAAAACGAGATAATAATCGAAATAGAAGATAATGCAGGCGGCATCCCTAGCGAGGTCGCGGCAAAGATTTTTGACCCGTACTTCACGACCAAGTCCGAAAAAGGAACAGGTATAGGTCTGTATATCGCGAAAATGATAGCAAAAGAGAAATTTAACGGAGACATAAGCGTGGCTAACGGCGAAAAAGGCGCGATATTTAGAGTCGTACTAGACGCCTCGGCAAAATAATTTTAACCCTAAATTTTATCCGTTTGTCGTAAGGTTTGGAATTTAAATAACACAAAGCGGGTTTAAAGTAGCAAGATGCATTACCCTCGCACGAGTTTTTGATAATCGACCTTGAGAAGTTACAAAGTTATACGAACTGAATTTAAATTTTACGAGGTGAAACCCGTATCTTTAAGACGCTAAATTTAGTTTTGTCAAATTTTACGCTATGCGTTTTAAATTTCTTTAAACGAAAACGATTGTCTGGAGTCGTTTTACTTCTTCGTTAAAGGGGAAGGGGGCTTTACTTCGCCTGCGGCTCGTAACTGCGAGCAGGCCTACTTATGAAGTGTCGCCCCTTCCTCTCCTAAGCCCTCTCTAACCCCACTACACGTGAGATGTTGCTGCACTTTGTGCGGATCTAAATTTGGCGCTGACGCGCCGTATATTTCAAATTTATGTTTTCAAGATACGGGTCTTGGCAAGTAAAATTTACGAATTTATAAAGATATGAGACAAATATTCCAGACGGATTGTGTGTAGTTTAAATAGTTTGCGTCGGATACGACGGGAGCGGACCGGTCGTCCGTGACCCGAGTATCCTAGCCGAAAACTATTTGAAATCCAGCCGAGCCGGGGAATTAAAATTATTTCTTTTTCATGTCGAATTTATTCGCCATAAATCCAACTAGTCCCACAAAGAAAAGTCCGCCGCAGATATTGCCCAGCGTAACCGGAACTAGGTTTTTAACGATGAAATTTCCCCAGTTTAGCACATCTAGCTTATCGGCCGTAGTGTGGAGCAACGCTGCCGCAGCATTGACGTCGCCGCCGCTTGCTGCTATGTAGTGTGCTTTTGAGATGATGGCTTCGGTGATGATGAACATATTTGCCACGCAGTGCTCCATAGAGCATGCGACAAACGCGCCGATCATCCACATGATCGCAAAGAATTTACCCGCAAGGTTGCTCTCGCTGGTCGCAGTCCAGATAGACATACAAACGAACACGTTACAAAAGATACCGCGGATAAATAGCTCGTGAAACGGCGCCGTGATCTTGCCGATACCGGCCGGTACGAAGTGCTGCAAGATGTAGCCGTCGTATTTTAGCGGTAAGCCAGAGTAATAATACATATAAGCAATTAGCGCGCCGCCGACGAAGTTAAAAACCCAAACGATCGCCCAGTAGTTAATGGTTTTACCTAAATTTAGCTTGCCCTCATACGCGCTAACGCCGCTTAAAACCGAGCTCGTAAATAGATGCCCGCCGTAGAAAACGACCATCATGAGACCGCAGCTAAAGGTGATGCCACCGATGAAATTTGCTAGTCCTATAGACTGCTTTTCAGCCATGCCCACGGTCGAGTGCGCCCAAAAAATATCGCCCATAGCAATCGCCGCACCCGCCATAATGGCTAGAAAAATAATGCTTACTAACGGAGTATGCGCCTTATGCTCCATCGAATTAGATATCGCTTGAGCGGTTTCTGCAGGATTTAACATCTTTTCCTCCTCCTAATTTAAATTTTTATCTATCTCTAAGATACGTTCAAAGGCTTTTTGCGCGCTTTTTTTCGCATTTTCGCTTAAGCCCTCTTTAAAATCAAGCACGTTTTCAAGCAAAACGCTAATGCCCAAAAACAGTGTTTTGGGGCAAATTTTGCGCAGGTAGCTTAAAAGTACGGGCGTGGGTAGGTTGTGCGTCGAGTAGATATAGTCGCGCTCGTTACTAAGATCGAAAAACTCGATCGCGCCGTCTTTAAACCCGCTCATCGCGTCTACCACGACGATGATATCAGGCTCAAATTCTCTAAGTGCGCCAAACTCGTTTTCAGGCACGTCCTGTCCGTAAAATACCCGCCAATCTTTCAAATTTGCCTCGACGATTCGCCCTGTTTCGTTACCTACGTCGTCGTCTCCGCGCATGGGATTGCCGATGCAAAGTAAAGCCTTTTTCATCCCAAAAGCCCTCCGCGCGCCAAATTTAACCCGTGAGCGTTTGCCGAATTTGAGCTAAATTTCATCAAAAATCCTTCCTAAGCACCAGATATCCCTCACGCAGATTTTCAAGCTCTTTTTTTAGCTCACATTCGCAAAGCTCGGAAATGAGCCTAACCGCATGCTCCCTAAATATCTCCACCTCGAAATACTTACTCAAATTTCCAAGCTTAAATTTGACGTATTCGCCGCCGCTAGCGACGATACGATCATACTCCTCGTCTTTGATATCGAGTAGCTTTTGGCTAAAATCGATCGTACCCACGCCGTGACCGACGCAGGTAGAAAAGAGCTTGATATCTTTTAGCTCTTTGGGCATTTTTTCGTTTTCGTCCATGTGGCGGCGAGTGAGCTTATAGACTCTTATCATCTTTTATCCCAGATTTCTTTTTTGACGTCGATCGCGTTTTCGCTCTGTTTTGCGTTTGCGTATTTTAGATAAACGTCGTTGTATAAAAGCCCCATGCACTCGGCATATCTAGGATCTTCTTCTTTATACATGGCTTCTAGCATAGCTTTTTTGGTCGCCGCTACGTCATGGATATCGGGCGATGTTTTAGCTGCGTCCATATACTTAGCAAACAACGTCCTGCCGAATATATAGCTCATTAGCCTCTTTGACTCGGCTTCCAAATCTCGCTCGAAAAGGATATTGCCCATGATAGACTCCGTAACGGCCGGAGCTTTGCAGTCGTCTTTTTCGAAGCTTCTTTTTTGTAGCTTTTGGTCTATGATGCCAAGAGCCATACCAAGGCCGTAGATGACGCTAGCCGGATGCGGAGGACAGCCCGGGATATAGACGTCTACGGGGATAATCTTATCTATACCGCCCCAGACGCTATAAGCGTCGTAAAAGATACCGCCCGTACTACCGCAGGCTCCAAGAGCCACCACGATCTTAGGATCTGGAGCTGCTTCGTAAGCGCGAAGTAGCGGATAGTACATCTGGCGCGTAACCGGGCCGGTGCAGACTAGGATGTCTGCGTGGCGAGGGTTGGCTACGAGCTTAAAGCCGAAGCGCTCAGGGTCCCACATCGGCGTGATGGCGGCGAAGATCTCGATCTCGCAGCCGTTGCAACTGCCGCAGTCGATGCGGTAAACACTAAAGCTTCGTTTGATATTTTTTAGATGCTCTAGCTTTGCGGTTAGGTCGTTTGCCGTTTTTATGTTTTCGGGAACTTGATAAAGGCTCATTTTATCCCCTCCTCTACGTCTTTAGTTAAGCGCTCGACAGATTGCGCTTTTTTGCACTCAGGGCAGATGTAGAGGTAGTCTTTGGCTTCCTCTAGTCTGCCCGGGAGTAAATTTGCCGTACTAAGCTTTGAAAAAGTATAGTTGATGAGGCGAACCGGCGTATACGGCTTGCCGCAGCATTTGCACTTTTGCATCTCTAGCTCGCCGCGCTGGATTAGCGCGCTCTTGTCAAATTTAACCGCAAGCTCAAAACCCTGGCTTAGTCGTACGCCGCCGGTTGGACAAACCTCATCGCAGCGTCCGCAAAATATACAACGTCCGCAATCAAACTGCCACACGAGCTTATCTTGCTTTTCGTTCATCTTTAGCTCTATGGCATTACTAGGGCACGCTACGCCGCACGCCGCGCAACCTACGCAAAGCTCGTAGGTATAAAACGGCTGCCCGCGGAAATTCTCGGGCACTTTGTAGGGCTCAAACGGATAGGCGTAGGTCGCCTTTCCGTATTTTTCGGTTATGTCAAATAACTTCATCATCTTAAATCCTTTTTGCTAATCTTGCCAGTTTGGCAAAATCTCTTAAGGTCTTTTTCGGTTAAAATTTTACTCTTTTTAGTATTTACGTCCACGACCGTAACGCGCTCTGTGCACGAATAGCACGGGTCGAGCGAACAAACGATCAATGCGGCGTCAGAGATGTTATTTCCGCGGAACTGATAGCGGAGGCTCGGCCAGTTGTTATACGTAGCCGCGCGGCATCTCCAGCGGAAAACCTTTTGTGCGCTGCCTTGCATGATCCAGTGGACGTTTTCTCCGCGAGGAGCTTCGTCGTATCCGAGCGCGAAATTTTCAGGCTTGATCATAGTTTTTGGATCTATCATGATCGGCGTTTGAGGCATTAGCTCAAAGCACTGTCTGATGATATGGATAGACTGTTTTAGCTCCTTGTATCTCACGACTTCGCGGCTAAATACGTCTCCGCCGTGCTCGACCGCGACTTCAAATTCGATATGTTTAAAGAAGTCGTAAGGGTGGTCGTAACGGTTGTCGCGCTTAAAGCCCGAACCTCTCATATTTGGACCGACCGGGCTAAAGTCGCGAGCTACTTGTTTATCAAGTACGCCTACGCCCTTCCAGCGTCCTAGTTGGCGCTTATCATCCATGACCGCGTCCCAAATTTCCGTAATCTGAACGTCAAGCTTGTTTATGATAGCAATACCTTGCCTGATTTCGTTATCGGTCATATCGCGGCGAAGTCCGCCCATTATGACGTTACCGTAGGTTTTGCGGCCGCCGGTTACGAGTTGGGCTAGCTCCATGGAGTACTCGCGCACTCTAAAGATATGCATGAAGGCGTTATAGTTGCCCGTTACCTCGCAAGCTAGACCGATATTTAGCAGGTGGCTGTGAAGGCGCTCGATCTCAAGGCAGATTACGCGGATAGCTTGCGCTCTTAGCGGAATTTCTAGTTTTATAGCCTTTTCGGCCGCTTCGATACACGCAATCGCGTGAGCGTAACCGCATATACCGCAGACGCGCTCCGCAAGGTAACCCATCTGATCGTAGTTCATACGGTTTTCGGCTAGCTTTTCCATACCGCGGTGCTGATAAAAGAGGCGGTAGTCCGCGTCTATGATCTCGTCGCCGTCGCAAAATAGCCTAAAGTGTCCCGGCTCATCGCTCGTTACGTGTAAAGGTCCGAGCGGTACGTCTACTACGCTATCGCCGCTAGGAAATAAAAACTCGGCGTCAGGCTCGTCTTGATGAGCGACGGGGTCCGGTCTATAGCGGTAGTCCATCGCGTCTTTTCTAAGCGGATGAAGGCCGTCGGGCCAATCGTCCGCTAAAACTAGGCGGCGTTTGTCAGGCAGTCCTTCGGCTACTAGGCCGAACATATCAAATGCCTCTCTCTCGTACCACACGCAAGCAGGCACTAGCGGAGTAACGGACGGAAACGTCGGATCGACGCCTGGAATCAATGTTTTAACGGTGATAAAGCACTTATCCTCAGCGGCAAAATCATCCGCCTCCGTCATCTTGCTGCCTTCCATAGATATCGCGTAGTAAAGCGCAAAACAGCCGTTTATAGTTCTCTCGTCGTTTGGTATCATTGTGCTTAAAAAGCCGCCGATATCGTAGTAAAGGGTCTTAACCGCAAGCGGAAGGTCGTTTCTGTCGACTAAAACCGTGATTTGGTCGTCGGCTTGGCGTGTTACTTCTAAAACCTTTACCTTTGTTTTTAAAATTTCTACAAATTTATCGCCTCTCATCTTCAAACTCCCATCATTATTTTGACGCCCTCATTGACTAGAGCGTAAAAGTTTTCTACGTGCCAAACGCCAAATATTATGATTAGCGCGCAAAGCAGGATAAGCGGTAAATTTTCTACTATGCTCATCTCTTTATTGTGAACGACCGCGGCTTTAGGCTCGCCGAAACTCGCCATGTTAAAGTGCGAGAAGTCCGCGATAAAGATGATCGCAAGAGCTATCGCAAATAGCGCGGTGCTAAAATATTGACCGCTGTTTATAGCGCCGACGAATACGTTATATTCGCTGACGAATATCGCAAACGCAGGGACGCCTACTAGCGAACAAACCGCAGCGCCGAACATCATAGTGGTTATCGGTGCAATCTTTACCATACCGCCCATTTTAGTCATATCTTTGTGACCGTAAATTCTAGCGATGTTGCCCGTTGAGCAAAACGCAAGAGCTTTTGTAAAGCTGTGAGCTAAGCAGTGGAAAATCGCCGCAAATAGCCCCAAAGGTCCGCCGACTCCCAATGCAAAGGCTATAACGCCCATATGCACGATAGAGTGGTAGGCAAACATCCTCTTTACGTCGTGTTGTCTAACGAGGAATATACCGCCGACAAATAGAGTAATAAGGCCTGAGATTATCATCACGCTTTGAACGAACTCCATACCCGTAGCTTGAGCCGCGATAGCGTAATATCTAAAAAGAGCTAACATCGCGCACTTTAGCAAAACGCCTGAAAGCAGAGCCGAAATCGGCGCAGGGCCTTGGGCGTGAACGTCCGGAAGCCACGTATGCGTAGGAGCAAGGCCGGCTTTCGTACCAAATCCGATAAGCGCAAAGACAAAGATTAGCTTTGCGACGTCGGGGCTCAAATTTTTAGCGTTTGCCATTATGCCCGTCCATAGCATCGCAGTTTCGCCGTCTTTTATCTCCGCAAAAGTCGCAGAGTAAAGAAGCACGGTCGCATAAAGCGCGAACGCTAGGCCGATAGAGCAAAGGACTATGTATTTATAGCCGCTCTCGGTTGATTTTTGATCTTTTAGGATCGCGACTAGGAACACCGATGAAAGCGTAGTAGCCTCGATCGCAGCCCACATAAAGGCAACGTTGTTACAGATGACGCTTAGAGTCATCGTAAAGATAAACACGTGGCTAAGCGCGTAGTATTTTCTAAGCGCGTCCAAATTTATATGGCCCTCTTCGAGCTCCCATTTCATATAGTGAGTCGCGTACAAATTTACCAAAAAGCCCGTAACCGCGATAAGCACCAAAAACACGCAGCCAAGGCTATCTAGGAACAAAAATTTACCGTGCGCGTAAAAAGTACCGCCCGATAAAACCTTGCTTACGTTAAATAGCAACGCCAAAGACGTAACCGCGCTAACCGCAACGTGAAGCAAACTCAAAGTCGCGTAATTTTTCGGAGAGAAAAATAGCAATATCGCTCCAAGAAGCGGTAAAATTAATATCAAAGTTAAACTATCCATCTCTATCCCCTTAAATTCGTAGCCTTAGACGTATCAAGGCTGCCGTATGCTTTATAAAATCTGATAGCTAAGACGCTCATGATGATAACGGCGAAAATCGCGTCCGTTAAGATACCAAGCTCGACAAGCTCGTTTGAGTTGTAAGCCATGAGCGCTAGGCTTAGATGTATGCCGTTTTCAAAAAGGCAGTAGGCTAAAATTTGCTTGATAAAAGAGTTTCTAAGCATAAAGCCGAAAACTCCCATCATAAACACGCAAACCGCGGCTAGTAGCATTATTTTCTCTTGGATTAGCGAAAATTGAAGGAATATCGGGTTGATACTCATCGCTATGGCTAGAGAAAATCCCATCGCTATAACAGGGCTTACGAAAAAGCCGCCCACAGGCTCGTCTTCGCTAACGACGTTAAGCTTTTTAATCAACCAAAGCAAGATCGCCGGTACGAATAAAACCTTCGTAAAAAACGCCACTACCGCCCACATGGATAGCTGCGACGCGTTAAATTTAGACGCCAACATAGCAAATATACCGACTAAAAGTAATGTCTCGATCGCGTAAACGATGACGGATAGCTTTAGGTTACGTAGCCCAAATACCGCCAAAGACGTTACTATCATGCCGATAGCTAATGCGTCTAACATAGTCATATCTGCATTCATCTCACACCCCCACGACGTAAAGCGTCAAAGCCACGAAAGATATGGCTAGAGCGGCTACCGCGTTTTTACGCAAGGACGAAGTCATCTTAAATCTCGGTCCGAAGTTGTCTATAAACACGGCCGCTACGTAAAACACTCCCGCCTTTAAAACGAAAATTATAACGGCTAGGAAAGGATTGCTAAAGTTCCACGGCTCGAAAATCGCGAGGAAAAGTCCTATCATCGCAAATTGTTTTAAGATAAGCGCCGCTTGAACTAGACCTAGATCAGAACCCGCGTATTCGCCTAGCAAGCCTTCTTGTAACTCTTGCTCGGCTTCTGCTAGGTCAAAAGGCTTTCTGCCCGTCTCAACGTATATGCACCACAAAAACGCGATCGAAGCAACCGCAAAGCTTGGGATCTGATATCCGATCTGGCCGCTTTTTACCATTGATTGTATCTCGACCAAATTTGACGTTCCTGCCGCTAGCATAACGACGATTAGGCACATTATCATAACAGGCTCGACATAAACGGCTATAGTTTGCTCTCTACCGCCGCCGGTAGCCGCAAACGGGTTACCGCTATCTAAAGATGCGGCGCCAAAAACAAATCTCAAAAGCGCACCTAGATAAAGGATCACGAAAATATCGGAGTAAGCTCCGAAAATCGTGCTCTTGCTATAAGTAATAGGAATAGCCGCTAGTATCGCCGCCGAAGTGGCAAATAAGAAAAACGGCGCCCATCTAAATACCCAGTGAGAGCACTCAGGCACGGTTCTGCCGCGTCTAAATAGCTTTATGATGTCGCGATACGTCTGGAAAAAATCGCTGCCTTGTTTTGATTGCAGTTTGGCTCTTAGTTTTCTGGCCATACCGTCAAATAGCGGCGCGACTAAGACGATGACGACGACTTGAAATATCATTAAAAATATAGTCTGTAAAATTTCCATCTCACGCCCCCTATATCAAAAAGTAGCTAACCGCTAGTATCGCGCAAAGATATACGAGTATATATAGCGCGTAAACATTGGTGTAGCCGCTTTGCATTATGCCTATTTTATCGGCTATTTTCTTGCTCCACTCGATCACTGGTTCGTAAAATAGCCCCCACCAGATATCTTTTGGATGGTTGTGGTATTCGACCGGGTTAAAATAGCCCTTGGTTACGACTTTTCTCTCGCCTTTAAACAGCCAGTTCATTATGCGTCTTAGATCGCCGGTGAAAGGACCGCCCGTCATTTGCATGCGAGAGCTGTATTTAAATCCGCAAGCCCAAGGATCTGTCTCGCGAGGTTTCTCGCGGTTTGCTTTCATGAAAGCTAAAATCGCAAAAGGCAAAACCATAGTAGAACATAAGATGATAGCGATTAACGGAGTAGAGACGATACTGCCTAAATTTGATGTCAAATTTATACCG is a window from the Campylobacter massiliensis genome containing:
- a CDS encoding NADH-quinone oxidoreductase subunit B family protein; this encodes MSLYQVPENIKTANDLTAKLEHLKNIKRSFSVYRIDCGSCNGCEIEIFAAITPMWDPERFGFKLVANPRHADILVCTGPVTRQMYYPLLRAYEAAPDPKIVVALGACGSTGGIFYDAYSVWGGIDKIIPVDVYIPGCPPHPASVIYGLGMALGIIDQKLQKRSFEKDDCKAPAVTESIMGNILFERDLEAESKRLMSYIFGRTLFAKYMDAAKTSPDIHDVAATKKAMLEAMYKEEDPRYAECMGLLYNDVYLKYANAKQSENAIDVKKEIWDKR
- a CDS encoding formate hydrogenlyase complex iron-sulfur subunit; amino-acid sequence: MMKLFDITEKYGKATYAYPFEPYKVPENFRGQPFYTYELCVGCAACGVACPSNAIELKMNEKQDKLVWQFDCGRCIFCGRCDEVCPTGGVRLSQGFELAVKFDKSALIQRGELEMQKCKCCGKPYTPVRLINYTFSKLSTANLLPGRLEEAKDYLYICPECKKAQSVERLTKDVEEGIK
- the hyfE gene encoding hydrogenase 4 membrane subunit, with translation MTMLDALAIGMIVTSLAVFGLRNLKLSVIVYAIETLLLVGIFAMLASKFNASQLSMWAVVAFFTKVLFVPAILLWLIKKLNVVSEDEPVGGFFVSPVIAMGFSLAIAMSINPIFLQFSLIQEKIMLLAAVCVFMMGVFGFMLRNSFIKQILAYCLFENGIHLSLALMAYNSNELVELGILTDAIFAVIIMSVLAIRFYKAYGSLDTSKATNLRG
- a CDS encoding hydrogenase 4 subunit F; the protein is MDSLTLILILPLLGAILLFFSPKNYATLSLLHVAVSAVTSLALLFNVSKVLSGGTFYAHGKFLFLDSLGCVFLVLIAVTGFLVNLYATHYMKWELEEGHINLDALRKYYALSHVFIFTMTLSVICNNVAFMWAAIEATTLSSVFLVAILKDQKSTESGYKYIVLCSIGLAFALYATVLLYSATFAEIKDGETAMLWTGIMANAKNLSPDVAKLIFVFALIGFGTKAGLAPTHTWLPDVHAQGPAPISALLSGVLLKCAMLALFRYYAIAAQATGMEFVQSVMIISGLITLFVGGIFLVRQHDVKRMFAYHSIVHMGVIAFALGVGGPLGLFAAIFHCLAHSFTKALAFCSTGNIARIYGHKDMTKMGGMVKIAPITTMMFGAAVCSLVGVPAFAIFVSEYNVFVGAINSGQYFSTALFAIALAIIFIADFSHFNMASFGEPKAAVVHNKEMSIVENLPLILLCALIIIFGVWHVENFYALVNEGVKIMMGV
- a CDS encoding hydrogenase large subunit, which codes for MRGDKFVEILKTKVKVLEVTRQADDQITVLVDRNDLPLAVKTLYYDIGGFLSTMIPNDERTINGCFALYYAISMEGSKMTEADDFAAEDKCFITVKTLIPGVDPTFPSVTPLVPACVWYEREAFDMFGLVAEGLPDKRRLVLADDWPDGLHPLRKDAMDYRYRPDPVAHQDEPDAEFLFPSGDSVVDVPLGPLHVTSDEPGHFRLFCDGDEIIDADYRLFYQHRGMEKLAENRMNYDQMGYLAERVCGICGYAHAIACIEAAEKAIKLEIPLRAQAIRVICLEIERLHSHLLNIGLACEVTGNYNAFMHIFRVREYSMELAQLVTGGRKTYGNVIMGGLRRDMTDNEIRQGIAIINKLDVQITEIWDAVMDDKRQLGRWKGVGVLDKQVARDFSPVGPNMRGSGFKRDNRYDHPYDFFKHIEFEVAVEHGGDVFSREVVRYKELKQSIHIIRQCFELMPQTPIMIDPKTMIKPENFALGYDEAPRGENVHWIMQGSAQKVFRWRCRAATYNNWPSLRYQFRGNNISDAALIVCSLDPCYSCTERVTVVDVNTKKSKILTEKDLKRFCQTGKISKKDLR
- a CDS encoding formate hydrogenlyase maturation HycH family protein, whose translation is MIRVYKLTRRHMDENEKMPKELKDIKLFSTCVGHGVGTIDFSQKLLDIKDEEYDRIVASGGEYVKFKLGNLSKYFEVEIFREHAVRLISELCECELKKELENLREGYLVLRKDF